CTGCTGGCATCAGGGTTTTCAAGTTCCGCGGTCGGAACCATGGCGGGGCAAGTCATCATGCAAGGCTTCGTGGGATTCAGTATTCCGGTGTGGGTGCGCCGAATAGTCACAATGATACCGACCGTTGCCATCGTTGCACTGAACGTCAACCCGACGACTACACTCGTCGTCAGCCAAGTCGTACTAAGCCTTGTGCTGCCCATGCCAGTCATCACGCTCATCTACTTTACGAGACGGAGAGACATCATGGGGTCGCTCGTGAACAGAAAAACGACGACATGGCTTGCAGCTCTGTGTACAGTGGTCATCCTGCTGCTCAACGGGTTCCTCGTTTATCAAACCATCGGTTCCCTGTGACACCTGTGACACCTGTGACACCTGTGACACCTGTGACACCTGTGACACCTGTGACACCTGTGACCCGCAACCTGACGTCCAAAACAGCAAACCGCGCAACCGCGCAACCGCAACCGAATGCACGTTTAGTGGCCGCTCGCAAGGAGCGACCACTTGCCTCCCTGGTACAAATAGAACCGACCCGCCTCAGGGCTGAATTTCACGGGTACGGCAGCAGTGTGGTCAGTGGGCCCGTGTCCAGCACCGACATCCCAATCTGCTGCACCAGAGATGGCACCAGCAATGAACGCCTTAGCACTGGCAATCGATTCGAGGACCGTACACCCCTGAGCCAACATGGATGTAATCGCTGAGGAGAAGGTGCAGCCTGTACCGTGGGTTTTCTCGCTCCTCACCCTCTCACTCGCAAAGTACGTAAACGCGCCCCCTGAATACACGACATCAACGGCGAGTCCACTGGGGGAGGCGTCCGCAGGGGCAACTCCGTCACTGCGCTCCCAGCGCAGCGGCGTATGCCCCCCTTTGAGAACCACGGTCTGTGGGCCCATCGCGGCAATATCCTCGCACGCGCGATGTATGTCCTCCGTACTGCGAATTTCAAACCCACATAGCACTTCAGCCTCTGGCAAGTTTGGTGTCACAACCACTCCGAGCGGCAAGAGTTCGTGCCGCAACGACTGGACAGCCTCCGTTTCGAGCAGGGGGCTGCCGCCTTTTGCTATCATCACCGGATCGACCACGAGGTTCCTCGCCCCCTGTTCCCGCAGAAACCTTGCCACCGTGTCAATGATTTGAGAGTTCGCCAACATGCCAGTTTTCACGGCATCAACGCCAATGTCGCTCCAGACGGACTCCAACTGCTGGCGGACAAACGCTGGCGAAACGTCAAATATTCCTTGGACACCTGTCGTGTTCTGCGCCGTAAGTGCCGTTATTACGGACATCCCATAGACCCCAAACTGGTGCATGGTCTTAAGGTCTGCTTGGATTCCGGCGCCGCCTCCACTGTCCGATCCCGCTATCGTCAACGCCCGCACCACATGCCCTTCAGTTGTTCGCATCATTGGCTAGCCCTCCCACTCCCACTCCCATTTCCGTTCCCATTCCCACTCCCATTTCCGGTCCCATCGCCGTTCGCAGGACGAGCAGTAACTCCGGGAGACCAGCGTTCTTGTGTATAGGCCATCTCGAAAAAGCGGTATTCCATCCGACATCCATCGTCGAAGATGGCCCGGATGTTTGCACGGTACGCCGCATTGGCATGTTCCATCAAGGTATCGAGCAAGTCTGTCAGTTGTTTGAGTCCAGACAGCATCTCTTCACTCGCATAAAAGGAAATCCAATCGTAAAACGCGTGTTCCGGATGGTTCGCAATGTCAATGTCTTTGGCAAGGCGGC
The Alicyclobacillus curvatus genome window above contains:
- the thiD gene encoding bifunctional hydroxymethylpyrimidine kinase/phosphomethylpyrimidine kinase; the protein is MMRTTEGHVVRALTIAGSDSGGGAGIQADLKTMHQFGVYGMSVITALTAQNTTGVQGIFDVSPAFVRQQLESVWSDIGVDAVKTGMLANSQIIDTVARFLREQGARNLVVDPVMIAKGGSPLLETEAVQSLRHELLPLGVVVTPNLPEAEVLCGFEIRSTEDIHRACEDIAAMGPQTVVLKGGHTPLRWERSDGVAPADASPSGLAVDVVYSGGAFTYFASERVRSEKTHGTGCTFSSAITSMLAQGCTVLESIASAKAFIAGAISGAADWDVGAGHGPTDHTAAVPVKFSPEAGRFYLYQGGKWSLLASGH